From Salinicola endophyticus:
ATGACCATTCGGCGTGATATTGCCGCCAGCAGCGGGACCATTGCCTCGTTCGGCGGTCATCTGGTGATGGCTGACAATCCGCAGTTCGCCGCCGCCTACCATCTCGATACCCAGAAGGATCACTTCGCCGCGGCCAAGGCGCGGCTGTGCCGGGAGGCCGCCGCACGCGTGGAGGAGGGCGATACGCTGTTCATCGACTGCGGCACCACGCTGGTGTCGCTGTGCGCACAGCTGCCGCGTCAGTCGAGCGTGACCGTGGTCACCTATGCGCTCAATGTGGCCAACGCCTTCAGCCAGCGCGACATGCCCAACATGCGCCTGGTGGTGCTGGGCGGACTCTACTATCCGGCGTCGCAATCCTTCGGCGGTCAGGACGTTACCACGGCGATCCGACGTCTGGGCATAAACAAGGCGTTCATCTCGGCCGCCGGGGTGCAGATCGACAAAGGCGCCAGCTGCTTCCACTTCCATGAGGTGGCGCCCAAGCAGGCAGCCATCGAACACGCCGAGCGCAGCATCCTGGTCGCCGACGAGAGCAAGCTCGAGGTGATGCGCCCGGCCTTCTTCGCCGAGCTTGCCGAGTTCGATGCGGTGATCACCAGCGGCGAGCCGGGGCGTGCCTGGCAGGCGCGGGTCGCCGCGGCGGATGGACCACCGGTGAGCGTGGTCTGAACCGCCTGAAGGCAGGGTATGAAAGGCTCTGTGTTGACGCTGCCCGCGTGTCAGGCCTTGGCTGACCCTCTGATTTCTGCGATTGATACGGTAATGAGTTGAGATATTCCTGCTTTTCATAGGAAGATTTTGGCCGGCCGGGTACTTACCATCCGGGTAACCGTTTTCCTTATCGTCTTCGGAGCGGATATTCCGCGGTGTGCCGCGGGAATGTCCGCCCGATGTCTGCCGCAGGAGCCCTATCATGTCTTTGCCCGTTCCCTCCGCCAGTGCACCTTTCTATCCCGCCGCCATCGCCGACCACGACAGCCAGGCGGGGGCGCGCTATACGCTGCGTTCGCCGGCCAGCGGTGAGCCCATCGCCGAGGTCGCCGACTGTGGCGCCGAAGCTGCGCAGGTGGCGGCAGACAACGCCCAGCGCGGCTTCGAGCAGTGGCGCCGGACCACGCCGTTCGAGCGGGCGGCGCTGTTGAAGGCGTGGCACGCGGCCATGCTCGAGGCCAAGGAGACCCTGGCGCTGACCATGGCCCGGGAGATGGGCAAGCCGATTCGCGAAGCCCGTGGCGAGGTCGATTACGCGGCCGGCTTCATCGAGTGGTTTGCCGAGCAGGCCAAGCGCATCGATGGCGACATCCTGCCCAGCCCGCATCCGGACAAGCGCCTGTCTGTGCTGCGCCAGCCGGTGGGGCCGGTGTTCGCGATCACGCCGTGGAACTTCCCGGCGGCGATGATCACGCGCAAGGTGGCGCCGGGGCTGGCGGCCGGCTGCTCGGTGATCGTCAAGCCTGCCGAGCAGACCCCGATCACGGCGCTGATGCTGGCCGAGCTGTGGCGTCAGGTGGGTGGCCCGGCCGAGGTGTTCCAGGTGATCACCGCCGAGCGTCCGGCTGCGATCAGCGAGGTGCTGATGGCCGATTCACGTATTCGCAAGCTCACCTTCACCGGCAGCACCCCGGTGGGCAAGCGCCTCTACGCCCAGTCCGCCGCCACCATGAAGCGCATGTCGCTGGAACTGGGCGGACACGCGCCTTTCCTGGTCTTCGACGATGCCGATATCGACGCCGCGGTGGCCGAGGTGATGGCGAGCAAGTTCCGCAACGGTGGACAGACCTGTGTCTGTACCAACCGAATCTATGTCCAGCGCGGTCTCTTCGATGCCTTTGCCGAGCGTCTGGCCGCCGCGGCCGGGTCGCTGACGATCGGTGATCCCGAGCACGAGGCGACCCAGGTCGGGCCGCTGGTCAGCCAGGCGGGTCGCGACAAGGCCCAGGCGCACATCGACGATGCCCTGGCCAAGGGCGCGCAGCGGTTGACGCCGGCGCCGCAGGTCGACGGTCTCTACGTAGCGCCGACGGTGCTGGCCGGGGTGACGCCGGAGATGCGCATCATGCAGGAGGAGACCTTTGGTCCGGTGGCACCGTTGATCGCCTTCGATGACGAGGCGGAGGCGGTCGCCGCTGCCAACGACACCCCGTTCGGCCTGGCGGCCTATCTATGGACGCGCAGTCTGGGCCGCGCGGCGCGCGTTTCCGAGGCGCTCGATTACGGCATCGTCGGCGTCAATGACGGCGCACCGTCGGTACCGCATGCGCCCTTTGGCGGGGTCAAGGACAGCGGTCTCGGGCGCGAGGGTGGCCATTACGGCATCGACGAGTACCTCGACTGCAAGTTCGTCTCCACGCGCCTGGATACTTGATGGTCGAGGCGTCCTCGGTGCCGCCGGCAGCGGAGCTGGATCTGGCCACGGCGCTGCGCGAGACCAAGTTGCGTCACGCCCGCGTGGTGGCCGGGGAGCGTTCGCTCTCGCGGCCGCTGCGCTGGGTCCACATGGTCGACCACCCGGATATCATCGCCTGGGTCCAGCCGGGTCAGCTGCTGCTGACCACCGGCTACCACTGGCCGGATGAGCCGGCGGCGGAGCGCGCCCTGATCGAGGCGCTGGCGGAGAAGGGGCTGGCCGGCGTGGCACTGGCGGTGCCGCGTTTTCTGTCGGCGTTTCCGGCCACCAGCCGCGAGGTCGCCGAAGCGCTCGACTTTCCGCTATTGGAGATACCCTGGGATGTGCCCTTCAGCCAGATCACCGAGGAGGTGCACGCCTGGCTGATCGCCCGCCAGGGGCAGCTGATCGCGCGCGCCGAACGCATTCATCGCGATCTCACCCGTTCGGCGCTGACCGCCGGCAGCCTGAGGGATATCGCCGTCGCACTGAGCGATCTGCTCGGGCGGGCGGTACTGTTCACCGGGCTCGAGGGCGAGTGGCTGGGCGGCAGCAGCGAACGTGACGCCTGGCCCTTGCCGACGCCGGCGGCGCAGCAGGCGGCGGAAGCGGTGCCGGGGAGCCAGGCGTGCTCGCTGGACGATCCAGCCCATGACGGGCAGCGCTGGCTGGCCTGCCCGGTGCGCATCCAGGAGGCGCGGGCGGCGCTTTTGTGGATCGATGAGTCCGGCGCCCGGGTGAGCGAGCTGGAGCGCCGCGCGGCGGAGCAGGCGGCGCTGATCTCGGCGCTGCATCTGTCGCATCAGCGCGCGCTTCAGACCCAGGAGTCGCGGCTGGGTTACGCCTTCGTCGACTCGCTGCTGGAGGGGCGTTTCGAAGCCACGCCGGCGGCGCTGGAGCGTGCCACCCTGCAGGGCTGGGAGCCCCAGGCGGCGTATCAGGTGTGTGCCATTCTGCTCAACGAGCCGGTGCCGCTCAGCCCCGAGGGGCTCTCCCGGCGGGAGCGCTGGGAGCGCCGTCTGAGCCGCTATCTGCAGGGCATCGAGCAGCCGCCGCTGATTTCGGTCTCGCTCAACCAGCTGCTGTTTCTGCTGCGCAGCGAGGTCTCGCCCGCGGCGCTATGGCGGCGGCTGGGCGATGGCGAATCGGCGATGGCGGTCAGCCGGCTGGTGCGGGGCGCTGCGGAGACCGCCAAAGGCGCCGATGACGTGGCGCGGTTGACCGCTGCGCTGCGACCGGGGGAGCTGCGCGACTTCGAATCGATGCTGTTCAGCCGGGTGCTGGAGGGGGACGACGATGCCCGCCGGCTGTTTCTGGCGCGGATCACTGAGGCGCTCGATCCGGGCGAACGGGGCACCAGCCAGCGCCTTACCCTCACGGCGCTGGCTGACCACGGTTTTCATCTGGCGCAGACCGCGCGGGCATTGGATATCCATATCAGCACCCTGCGCTATCGGCTGGAGCGTC
This genomic window contains:
- a CDS encoding DeoR/GlpR family DNA-binding transcription regulator, which translates into the protein MNGRSAQRLERLSEALKRAGTLPLAEAAALCGVSEMTIRRDIAASSGTIASFGGHLVMADNPQFAAAYHLDTQKDHFAAAKARLCREAAARVEEGDTLFIDCGTTLVSLCAQLPRQSSVTVVTYALNVANAFSQRDMPNMRLVVLGGLYYPASQSFGGQDVTTAIRRLGINKAFISAAGVQIDKGASCFHFHEVAPKQAAIEHAERSILVADESKLEVMRPAFFAELAEFDAVITSGEPGRAWQARVAAADGPPVSVV
- a CDS encoding NAD-dependent succinate-semialdehyde dehydrogenase, whose protein sequence is MSLPVPSASAPFYPAAIADHDSQAGARYTLRSPASGEPIAEVADCGAEAAQVAADNAQRGFEQWRRTTPFERAALLKAWHAAMLEAKETLALTMAREMGKPIREARGEVDYAAGFIEWFAEQAKRIDGDILPSPHPDKRLSVLRQPVGPVFAITPWNFPAAMITRKVAPGLAAGCSVIVKPAEQTPITALMLAELWRQVGGPAEVFQVITAERPAAISEVLMADSRIRKLTFTGSTPVGKRLYAQSAATMKRMSLELGGHAPFLVFDDADIDAAVAEVMASKFRNGGQTCVCTNRIYVQRGLFDAFAERLAAAAGSLTIGDPEHEATQVGPLVSQAGRDKAQAHIDDALAKGAQRLTPAPQVDGLYVAPTVLAGVTPEMRIMQEETFGPVAPLIAFDDEAEAVAAANDTPFGLAAYLWTRSLGRAARVSEALDYGIVGVNDGAPSVPHAPFGGVKDSGLGREGGHYGIDEYLDCKFVSTRLDT
- a CDS encoding PucR family transcriptional regulator, with translation MVEASSVPPAAELDLATALRETKLRHARVVAGERSLSRPLRWVHMVDHPDIIAWVQPGQLLLTTGYHWPDEPAAERALIEALAEKGLAGVALAVPRFLSAFPATSREVAEALDFPLLEIPWDVPFSQITEEVHAWLIARQGQLIARAERIHRDLTRSALTAGSLRDIAVALSDLLGRAVLFTGLEGEWLGGSSERDAWPLPTPAAQQAAEAVPGSQACSLDDPAHDGQRWLACPVRIQEARAALLWIDESGARVSELERRAAEQAALISALHLSHQRALQTQESRLGYAFVDSLLEGRFEATPAALERATLQGWEPQAAYQVCAILLNEPVPLSPEGLSRRERWERRLSRYLQGIEQPPLISVSLNQLLFLLRSEVSPAALWRRLGDGESAMAVSRLVRGAAETAKGADDVARLTAALRPGELRDFESMLFSRVLEGDDDARRLFLARITEALDPGERGTSQRLTLTALADHGFHLAQTARALDIHISTLRYRLERLREALGMDLDDTEVRLQLQVAMRLWALKDD